The Trypanosoma brucei gambiense DAL972 chromosome 10, complete sequence genome has a segment encoding these proteins:
- a CDS encoding DNA-directed RNA polymerase iii largest subunit, with translation MLKGSSSTSFLLPQQFVEPLPHAPVEISALHYGLLSRNDVHRLSVLPCRRVVGDVKEYGVNDARLGVCDRLSICETCGLNSIECVGHPGHIDLEAPVFHLGFFTTVLRICRTICKRCSHVLLDDTEIDYYKRRLSSSSLEPLQRTMLIKTIQTDAYKTRVCLKCGGLNGVVRRVRPMRLVHEKYHVEPRRGEGPRENPGGFFDAELRTACAYNKVVGECREFVHDFLDPVRVRQLFLAVPPGEVILLGLAPGVSPTDLLMTTLLVPPVPVRPRGCAGTTTVRDDDLTAQYNDILVSTDTMQDGSLDATRYTETWEMLQMRAARLLDSSLPGFPPNVRTSDLKSYAQRLKSKHGRFRCNLSGKRVDYSGRSVISPDPNLDVDELAVPLHVARVLTYPQRVFKANHELMRRLVRNGPHVHPGATTVYLAQEGSKKSLKNERDRHRLAARLAVGDIVERHVMNGDLVLFNRQPSLHRVSMMAHRARVLPFRTFRFNECCCAPYNADFDGDEMNVHFVQTEKARAEALQLMSTARNIISAKNGEPIIACTQDFLAAAYLVTSRDVFFDRGEFSQMVSHWLGPVTQFRLPIPAILKPVELWTGKQLFELIVRPSPEVDVLLSFEAPTKFYTRKGKHDCAEEGYVAFLDSCFISGRLDKKLLGGGAKDGLFARLHTIAGGGYTARVMSRIAQFTSRYLTNYGFSLGLGDVAPTPELNKQKAAVLARSVEVCDGLIKSAKTGRMIPLPGLTVKQSLEARLNTELSKVRDECGTAAVQTLSIHNNTPLIMVQSGSKGSALNIAQMMACVGQQTVSGKRILDAFQDRSLPHFHRFEEAPAARGFVANSFYSGLSPTEFFFHTMAGREGLVDTAVKTAETGYIYRRLMKAMENLSVRYDGTVRNTKGDVIQLRFGEDGLDPQLMEGNSGTPLNLEQEWLSVRAAYARWVVGLLAGSKTASDGNAIRDNENYFNEFISMLPTEGPSFVEACLNGDQEALKVCEEQESREDALHNSNGKTNDRESRPRTGRLRRAVLISHLVKVCSRKFKDDIQDFFVKKVREQQRIRNLLNLPNTSRERTEGGGDNSGPIANKRTKKRAPSLKVKDSKEEGRVSELRDLEMLQTELLPLTRGMVTRFIAQCASKYLRKACEPGTPCGAIAAQSVGEPSTQMTLRTFHFAGVASMSITQGVPRLVEVINANRNIATPVVTAPVLLMEGEENHCEIFRKRARFVKAQIERVLLREVVSEIVEVCSDTEFYLRVHLNMSVITKLHLPINAITVRQRILAAAGHTMSPLRMLNEDCIEVFSLDTLAVYPHFQDARWVHFSLRRILGLLPDVVVGGIGGINRAMISSNGTEVLAEGAELRAVMNLWGVDSTRVICNHVAVVERVLGIEAARRVIVDEIQNILKAYSLSIDVRHVYLLADLMTQRGVVLGITRYGIQKMNFNVLTMASFERTTDHLYNAAATQRVDRDLSVSDSIIVGKPVPLGTTSFDLLLDGSISNDILPPQRCVKRGMGPNFHTAKRHHLVPLAAEGVFRLDLF, from the coding sequence ATGCTAAAAGGAAGTAGCAGTACATCTTTCCTGCTTCCGCAGCAGTTTGTTGAACCGCTTCCTCACGCACCTGTAGAGATTAGTGCACTACACTACGGCCTTCTTTCTCGTAACGATGTGCATCGTCTTTCCGTACTTCCATGTCGCCGTGTTGTTGGTGATGTTAAAGAGTACGGAGTCAATGACGCCCGTCTTGGCGTATGCGACCGTCTTTCCATCTGCGAAACTTGCGGACTCAACAGCATCGAGTGTGTTGGACACCCGGGTCACATTGACCTCGAGGCACCAGTTTTTCATCTTGGTTTCTTCACCACAGTGTTGCGAATTTGCCGTACTATATGCAAACGCTGCTCGCATGTGTTACTAGATGATACTGAAATCGATTATTATAAGAGGCGTTTGTCGTCTTCATCCCTCGAACCGCTGCAGCGCACGATGCTCATTAAAACGATACAAACGGATGCATATAAGACACGTGTGTGCCTTAAGTGTGGCGGTCTGAACGGCGTAGTACGGCGTGTGCGACCAATGAGGCTTGTTCACGAAAAATATCACGTGGAGCCTCGCCGTGGTGAGGGGCCTAGGGAGAACCCTGGTGGTTTCTTTGACGCTGAGCTGCGAACTGCATGTGCTTACAACAAGGTCGTCGGCGAGTGTAGAGAGTTCGTCCACGACTTCCTTGACCCCGTACGTGTCCGGCAGCTATTTCTTGCGGTTCCACCTGGGGAAGTCATACTGTTAGGCCTAGCTCCTGGAGTTAGTCCTACGGATCTACTCATGACAACACTTCTTGTGCCTCCCGTGCCCGTGCGGCCACGAGGGTGTGCGGGGACAACGACCGTTCGCGATGATGATCTCACAGCTCAGTACAACGACATCCTGGTCAGCACAGATACCATGCAGGACGGATCTCTTGATGCCACTAGGTATACGGAGACGTGGGAGATGTTGCAGATGAGGGCAGCGAGGCTACTTGATTCGAGTCTTCCGGGGTTTCCACCAAATGTCCGTACCAGTGATTTGAAATCATATGCTCAAAGACTAAAGAGCAAACATGGCAGGTTCCGCTGTAACCTCAGTGGGAAACGTGTAGACTACTCGGGTCGCTCCGTCATTTCACCCGACCCAAATCTTGATGTGGATGAGCTCGCAGTGCCCCTTCATGTTGCCCGTGTGCTGACCTACCCTCAAAGAGTTTTCAAGGCCAACCATGAGCTAATGCGTCGACTTGTGCGCAACGGCCCGCACGTTCACCCTGGCGCCACTACCGTTTACCTGGCGCAGGAAGGCTCAAAGAAGTCCCTCAAGAACGAGCGGGACCGACACCGCCTGGCAGCACGCCTTGCAGTTGGAGACATTGTTGAGCGACATGTGATGAATGGTGACTTGGTTTTATTTAATCGCCAACCTTCGCTTCATCGTGTTTCAATGATGGCCCATCGTGCTCGAGTGCTGCCTTTCCGCACGTTTCGTTTCAATGAGTGTTGTTGCGCACCTTATAATGCTGATTTCGATGGTGACGAAATGAATGTGCATTTTGTTCAAACCGAAAAGGCTCGGGCAGAAGCTCTTCAACTTATGTCCACCGCGAGGAACATCATTTCAGCGAAAAATGGTGAGCCAATTATTGCGTGTACACAAGATTTTTTGGCCGCTGCATACCTTGTAACATCTCgcgatgttttttttgaccGTGGCGAGTTCTCGCAGATGGTGTCGCATTGGCTCGGCCCAGTAACGCAATTTAGACTGCCCATTCCCGCTATATTGAAACCCGTAGAGCTATGGACGGGAAAACAGTTGTTTGAACTCATTGTACGCCCCTCACCTGAGGTGGATGTACTGTTGAGTTTTGAGGCTCCAACAAAGTTCTACACGAGGAAGGGTAAGCACGACTGTGCAGAGGAGGGCTATGTGGCATTCCTTGATTCCTGTTTTATATCAGGCCGCCTCGACAAGAAGTTATTAGGTGGAGGAGCAAAGGATGGACTTTTTGCACGGCTGCACACCATTGCTGGGGGTGGGTACACAGCGCGTGTTATGTCTCGCATTGCACAGTTCACTTCACGGTACCTAACAAATTATGGGTTTAGCCTGGGCCTCGGCGATGTTGCGCCAACCCCAGAGTTGAACAAACAGAAAGCAGCAGTTCTAGCGCGCTCTGTAGAGGTATGTGATGGTTTAATCAAATCAGCGAAGACGGGGCGGATGATACCCCTTCCGGGTCTTACTGTCAAGCAATCACTGGAGGCGCGTCTCAATACGGAGTTGTCGAAGGTGCGTGACGAGTGCGGTACCGCAGCCGTGCAAACACTTTCCATCCACAACAATACGCCACTGATCATGGTGCAATCGGGTAGTAAAGGTAGTGCCCTGAACATTGCTCAAATGATGGCCTGCGTGGGCCAGCAGACTGTAAGTGGGAAGCGTATTTTGGACGCCTTTCAGGACCGCTCGCTCCCACATTTCCACCGTTTTGAAGAGGCACCTGCAGCCCGTGGGTTTGTGGCTAACTCGTTTTACTCTGGCCTCTCCCCGACagagtttttctttcacacaaTGGCAGGACGTGAGGGTCTCGTCGATACGGCAGTCAAGACGGCAGAAACGGGGTATATATATCGGCGCCTGATGAAGGCAATGGAAAACTTGAGCGTACGGTACGACGGCACGGTGCGTAACACGAAAGGAGACGTAATACAGCTAAGGTTTGGTGAAGATGGCCTTGACCCTCAGCTCATGGAGGGTAATAGCGGCACACCTCTGAACTTGGAGCAGGAATGGCTTAGTGTTCGAGCGGCGTATGCACGTTGGGTCGTGGGACTGCTTGCTGGAAGTAAGACGGCAAGTGACGGAAATGCAATACGAGATAATGAAAATTACTTTAACGAGTTTATTTCGATGCTTCCAACAGAGGGACCTTCGTTTGTAGAAGCGTGCTTGAATGGGGATCAAGAGGCGCTAAAAGTTTGTGAGGAACAGGAGTCTCGAGAAGATGCTTTGCATAACAGCAACGGGAAAACTAATGATAGGGAGAGCAGGCCACGTACAGGAAGACTGCGTCGGGCAGTGTTAATTTCCCATCTGGTTAAAGTTTGCAGTAGAAAGTTCAAAGATGATATCCAAGACTTCTTCGTGAAAAAGGTGAGGGAACAGCAACGGATCCGCAACCTGCTCAACCTTCCCAACACGAGTCGTGAGCGAACGGAGGGGGGAGGTGACAATAGTGGGCCTATTGCAAATAAGAGAACCAAAAAGAGAGCACCGTCACTGAAGGTCAAAGACagcaaagaagagggaagggtTTCCGAGTTGCGGGACCTTGAGATGCTTCAGACCGAACTACTTCCGCTGACACGCGGAATGGTAACACGATTCATTGCTCAATGCGCAAGCAAGTATCTGCGTAAGGCATGTGAGCCTGGTACCCCGTGCGGCGCCATTGCTGCCCAATCTGTTGGTGAGCCAAGCACCCAGATGACTTTGCGTACCTTTCACTTTGCTGGTGTGGCGAGCATGAGCATTACGCAGGGTGTTCCTCGACTAGTGGAGGTCATCAACGCCAATCGCAATATTGCTACACCCGTTGTCACAGCTCCAGTACTACTTATGGAAGGCGAGGAAAACCATTGCGAAATATTCAGGAAGCGGGCACGGTTCGTGAAGGCCCAGATTGAGCGCGTGCTGTTACGTGAGGTTGTGTCCGAAATTGTGGAGGTGTGCAGTGACACTGAATTTTACCTCCGTGTGCACCTTAATATGTCCGTTATTACAAAACTGCATCTACCCATCAACGCCATCACCGTTCGTCAGCGCATTCTTGCGGCCGCTGGGCATACCATGTCTCCCCTTCGGATGCTAAACGAGGATTGTATAGAGGTATTCAGCCTCGACACACTCGCTGTATATCCCCACTTTCAGGATGCCCGTTGGGTTCACTTTAGTCTCCGACGCATCCTCGGGTTACTCCCCGACGTTGTAGTTGGGGGCATCGGAGGCATTAACCGTGCGATGATATCCTCAAACGGCACTGAAGTGTTGGCAGAAGGCGCGGAGCTGCGTGCCGTAATGAATCTTTGGGGTGTCGACTCTACTCGGGTGATCTGTAATCACGTGGCCGTGGTGGAGCGTGTGCTGGGTATTGAAGCTGCGCGCCGTGTGATCGTGGACGAGATACAAAACATACTCAAGGCATACAGTCTAAGCATTGACGTTCGGCACGTGTACCTCCTTGCGGATCTCATGACTCAACGAGGTGTGGTGCTTGGAATTACGCGATACGGCATTCAAAAAATGAACTTCAACGTTCTTACCATGGCTTCATTTGAGCGCACCACGGACCATTTGTACAATGCCGCAGCCACTCAACGAGTTGACCGGGATCTCAGTGTGTCAGACAGTATTATCGTAGGGAAACCTGTCCCATTAGGGACAACATCCTTCGATCTCTTGTTAGACGGTTCCATAAGCAACGATATTCTCCCTCCTCAGCGTTGCGTGAAACGCGGGATGGGCCCCAACTTCCACACCGCAAAACGACATCATCTGGTACCTCTTGCCGCTGAGGGTGTTTTTCGTTTGGATCTTTTTTAA
- a CDS encoding ribosomal protein S25, putative, with product MPPKKGGKDTKQAPKKGKMENLNKGAKKATKKWSKGRTREALQNAVMFDKETMDKLMKEVPKYKVITPSIISDRLKISVALAGKGLQHLCRQGLIRLVSCSSKFRVYTRAATA from the coding sequence ATGCCGCcaaagaagggaggaaaggataCCAAGCAGGCGCCCAAGAAGGGCAAGATGGAGAACCTCAACAAGGGTGCCAAGAAGGCCACAAAGAAGTGGTCTAAAGGTCGCACCCGTGAGGCACTTCAGAACGCCGTTATGTTCGATAAGGAGACGATGGACAAACTCATGAAGGAAGTACCGAAGTACAAGGTCATCACACCATCCATCATCAGTGACCGTCTGAAAATCTCCGTGGCTCTTGCTGGGAAGGGGCTCCAGCACTTGTGCAGGCAGGGGCTCATTCGGTTGGTTTCATGCAGCAGTAAGTTTCGCGTTTACACGCGCGCTGCTACCGCATAA
- a CDS encoding eukaryotic translation initiation factor 5,putative: MTSSMIPVDPDKRDDIYYRYKMPAIQTKVEGSGNGIKTVFPNIHDVCLAINRPEEVLMKYFQSEFGAQRTVSEKDDKFLIMGSHTEERVQEKVYDFIRQFVLCRSCRNPETQLSVERNKKGAPQVSMSCGACGKSMKLEDLGARYVTALATHFAKNPQAALRKGAGTAEARKKDKAQQEEAAAAAAAKLAVPVEKHVIMKSDLQDTREAPQEVLARFMRQCEGDYEEILRHSMELMSTYNLKDKMGPLLVLNAIVIAEKEFMAGLRRHTALLKRFSTLPDSVLYDASADETTKTERQKRKMQLQVAAMEECARICVQHLKPEQLVVALFVLFIEGVLEGESIKSWHNEGKPPSKVDPAVYAEMREAVEPLVVWLDGNKCVVA, from the coding sequence ATGACGTCTTCAATGATCCCTGTGGATCCCGACAAGCGGGACGACATATACTACCGTTACAAAATGCCTGCCATTCAAACAAAGGTAGAAGGCAGTGGTAACGGTATCAAGACTGTCTTTCCGAATATCCACGACGTTTGCCTCGCCATCAACAGGCCAGAAGAAGTCCTGATGAAGTATTTCCAGTCAGAGTTTGGTGCTCAGCGCACGGTGTCTGAAAAGGACGACAAATTTCTTATTATGGGAAGTCATACAGAGGAACGCGTACAGGAAAAAGTATATGACTTTATCCGCCAGTTTGTCCTGTGCAGGAGCTGCCGTAACCCCGAAACTCAGCTCTCCGTGGAGCGCAACAAGAAGGGTGCCCCCCAGGTTAGCATGTCGTGCGGAGCGTGCGGTAAGTCGATGAAGTTGGAAGACCTTGGAGCGCGCTACGTCACTGCTCTCGCTACTCACTTCGCCAAAAACCCACAGGCAGCACTACGGAAAGGCGCAGGTACGGCGGAGGCTCGTAAGAAGGATAAGGCCCAAcaggaggaggcggcggctgctgcagcagcaaagtTGGCGGTTCCTGTGGAGAAACACGTGATTATGAAATCAGACCTACAGGATACACGTGAGGCGCCGCAAGAAGTGCTTGCACGCTTCATGAGACAATGTGAAGGTGACTACGAAGAGATTCTGCGTCACTCCATGGAACTTATGTCAACCTACAACTTGAAGGACAAAATGGGGCCGCTACTCGTTCTGAATGCCATTGTAATTGCCGAAAAGGAGTTCATGGCTGGTTTACGACGCCATACGGCACTGCTGAAGCGCTTTTCAACCCTTCCAGACTCTGTACTGTACGACGCTTCGGCGGATGAGACGACAAAGACGGAGCGACAAAAGCGGAAGATGCAGCTACAGGTTGCTGCTATGGAGGAGTGCGCCCGCATATGCGTGCAGCACCTCAAGCCTGAGCAGCTTGTGGTTGCgttatttgttcttttcattGAAGGCGTTCTCGAGGGTGAATCGATTAAGAGCTGGCATAACGAAGGAAAACCCCCGTCAAAGGTCGACCCAGCGGTATATGCCGAGATGAGGGAAGCGGTGGAGCCACTTGTCGTGTGGTTGGATGGGAACAAGTGTGTCGTAGCGTGA
- a CDS encoding T. brucei spp.-specific protein has protein sequence MERVTLSAPFNGRRLLSNESLVESQEARKGGLSSNKFPGRGPRSVEPPLQSQDKDPTIKKPTALVMAPLGNTGLALPRLPTVPVPNVGRRIFKRPSLHIPVGTLEPVINLHQLKKVGEQVGRRHGEHTLSRNTEVGTEWKTGSGVGELANAKKSLRPRTALESPTAARRRAQSETIADPFTIRREGCVSLGLSQGLKSGSVLAHTLSSMRPRSTVVDGLVCSSLRQQEQPEGVFASECGGIMGYGATATTNALVSSSNSPNKITDETSGMCMSDSFSGGSSSGDGSDIEDLDDEGNSRPHSCFRDRIVISVSSGNNRGGRYFTHESKIRDISRRVAYNNFLDEEDIPVVSTRSLVRRPNGTRVTMKEGTKEDGIPSTTQ, from the coding sequence ATGGAGCGCGTTACCCTCAGTGCACCATTCAATGGAAGGCGATTGCTTTCCAATGAATCCCTTGTTGAAAGTCAAGAGGCGAGGAAAGGTGGATTATCCTCAAATAAATTTCCAGGACGTGGCCCCCGGAGTGTTGAACCCCCGTTACAATCGCAAGACAAGGACCCAACCATCAAGAAACCCACAGCGCTGGTGATGGCACCGTTGGGGAATACCGGGTTGGCACTACCTCGTCTGCCTACAGTGCCCGTGCCGAACGTCGGGCGCCGAATTTTTAAGCGCCCGAGCCTACACATCCCAGTTGGGACGTTGGAACCTGTTATAAACTTGCATCAACTGAAGAAAGTGGGGGAACAGGTCGGCCGTCGGCATGGTGAACACACTCTAAGTCGTAACACTGAAGTTGGGACCGAGTGGAAGACAGGCTCTGGTGTTGGAGAACTCGCAAATGCGAAGAAGTCTCTACGACCCCGGACAGCGTTGGAGTCACCCACGGCAGCGCGCCGGCGGGCACAATCAGAGACAATTGCAGATCCCTTCACCATTCGTCGCGAGGGGTGCGTCTCGCTGGGATTGAGTCAGGGCTTGAAAAGCGGCTCGGTACTCGCTCATACATTATCATCGATGCGGCCGAGGTCGACAGTTGTTGATGGCCTTGTTTGCTCCTCTTTAcgacaacaagaacaaccgGAAGGTGTTTTCGCAAGCGAATGCGGAGGGATCATGGGATACggtgcaacagcaacaacaaacgcTCTGGTTTCTTCTTCAAATTCGCCTAATAAGATTACTGACGAAACTTCTGGTATGTGTATGAGCGACAGCTTTAGCGGGGGATCGAGCAGCGGTGATGGCAGTGACATTGAGGATCTTGATGATGAAGGGAATAGTCGCCCACATTCCTGTTTCAGGGATAGAATTGTGATTAGTGTCTCTTCTGGTAATAACAGAGGAGGGCGGTACTTCACCCATGAAAGTAAGATAAGAGATATTTCCCGCCGGGTGGCGTACAACAACTTCCTTGACGAAGAAGATATTCCTGTGGTCTCTACACGTAGCCTTGTTCGTAGGCCAAACGGAACCCGCGTAACAATGAAAGAGGGCACCAAGGAGGATGGCATTCCTTCTACGACCCAGTAA